In the Streptomyces sp. f51 genome, one interval contains:
- a CDS encoding MFS transporter encodes MDAPQPSARAGGVVATLAFAGTVAAIMQTLVTPLIAELPQILHTTPANSAWVITVTLLVAAVCVPVSGRLGDLLGKRRMLLACSVPLVVGSVVCALSSSVVPMIVGRGLQGMGMGMVPLGIALLRDVVPAEKLSSSIALVSASMGIGGGLGLPISAAVAQYANWRVLFWGSAVLAVTIGTLIWFLIPDVPAGAKGQRFDVLGALGLGVGLVCLLLGVSKGADWGWGSATTVGLFAASVAVLIAWGAWEMRTQDPLIDLRTTARPRVLLTNVASIFVGFGMYASMLIIPQLLQFPEATGYGLGQSMLAAGLWMAPGGIMMMIVSPLGGKLTDARGPKFTLVCGVLVIALGYGLALGLMGTPWGLMLTGMVINSGVGLAYGSMPALIMSSVPLSETAAANGFNTLMRSLGTSVGSAVIGVILAQMTTSAAGYTFTSEGGFRTGLVVGGCVALMAAAIGAVIPAARAAAGAGTTGPSAEPETAAAAR; translated from the coding sequence ATGGACGCCCCCCAGCCCTCCGCCCGAGCGGGTGGTGTGGTCGCCACGCTCGCCTTCGCCGGCACCGTGGCGGCGATCATGCAGACGCTGGTCACTCCGCTCATCGCCGAGCTCCCCCAGATCCTGCACACCACACCCGCGAACTCCGCCTGGGTGATCACCGTGACGCTGCTGGTCGCGGCCGTCTGCGTCCCGGTCTCCGGCCGCCTGGGCGACCTGCTGGGCAAGCGGCGCATGCTGCTCGCCTGTTCCGTCCCGCTCGTGGTCGGCTCCGTGGTCTGCGCGCTCTCCTCGTCCGTCGTCCCGATGATCGTCGGGCGCGGTCTCCAGGGCATGGGCATGGGCATGGTGCCGCTGGGCATCGCCCTGCTGCGTGACGTGGTGCCCGCCGAGAAGCTGAGTTCCTCCATCGCGCTGGTCAGCGCGTCCATGGGCATCGGCGGCGGCCTCGGTCTGCCCATCTCGGCCGCGGTCGCCCAGTACGCGAACTGGCGCGTGCTGTTCTGGGGCTCCGCCGTGCTCGCCGTGACGATCGGAACGCTGATCTGGTTCCTCATCCCGGACGTGCCGGCCGGCGCCAAGGGTCAGCGCTTCGACGTCCTCGGCGCGCTCGGGCTCGGCGTGGGCCTGGTCTGCCTGCTTCTCGGCGTCTCCAAGGGTGCCGACTGGGGCTGGGGGTCCGCGACGACCGTCGGACTCTTCGCCGCCTCCGTCGCGGTCCTGATCGCCTGGGGCGCCTGGGAGATGCGGACCCAGGACCCGCTGATCGACCTGCGCACCACGGCCCGCCCCCGGGTGCTGCTCACCAACGTGGCCTCGATCTTCGTCGGCTTCGGCATGTACGCCAGCATGCTGATCATCCCGCAGCTGCTCCAGTTCCCCGAGGCCACCGGCTACGGCCTGGGCCAGTCCATGCTCGCGGCCGGTCTGTGGATGGCCCCCGGCGGCATCATGATGATGATCGTCTCGCCGCTCGGCGGGAAGCTGACCGACGCCCGCGGCCCGAAGTTCACGCTGGTCTGCGGTGTCCTCGTCATCGCGCTCGGCTACGGTCTCGCGCTGGGCCTGATGGGCACGCCCTGGGGTCTCATGCTGACCGGCATGGTCATCAACAGCGGCGTCGGCCTCGCCTACGGCTCGATGCCGGCCCTGATCATGAGCTCGGTCCCGCTCTCCGAGACCGCCGCCGCCAACGGCTTCAACACCCTGATGCGCTCGCTCGGCACCTCGGTCGGCTCGGCGGTCATCGGTGTCATCCTCGCCCAGATGACGACCAGCGCGGCCGGCTACACGTTCACCTCCGAGGGCGGCTTCCGCACCGGCCTCGTCGTCGGCGGCTGCGTCGCCCTGATGGCCGCCGCCATCGGCGCCGTGATCCCGGCGGCACGCGCCGCCGCGGGAGCCGGCACGACGGGCCCGAGCGCGGAGCCGGAGACCGCCGCGGCAGCACGCTGA
- a CDS encoding FAD-dependent monooxygenase has product MRILVSGASVAGPVLAHWLTRYGFSVTVVERAPAPRRTGGHAVDLFRPAMDISERMGVLPRIEERATGTSRLTVVPEGSRRPVRADLSKIFGGASTRHAEIMRDDLSEIYRDAARDDVEYVFGDSITAIAPDGEVTFLHGAPRRFDLVVGADGLHSTVRRLVFGEGSRADSFTGAYFGVLTLPNVSGLDGELLIHVGVGRTAGLYGARHLGDARVLFLFRGPSGLDRDHHDVARQKEVLRGAFAGMHAEVDRWLDELDRTPAFYFDSITQLRLDTWSQGRVTLVGDAGYCPGAAVGGSTSLAVVGAYVLAGELARADGDHERAFPAYERAMAEHVRGSREVALSAAKTLIPTSRLGVWGLAQGARLISALPAGPSRALVRLTTRSARFHDSVTVDDYPAPLAASGDRDAP; this is encoded by the coding sequence ATGCGGATTCTGGTCTCCGGTGCGAGCGTGGCAGGTCCGGTGCTGGCCCACTGGCTCACCCGGTACGGCTTCTCCGTGACCGTCGTCGAGCGCGCGCCGGCTCCGCGCAGGACCGGCGGCCACGCGGTCGATCTGTTCCGGCCCGCGATGGACATCTCGGAGAGGATGGGCGTGCTCCCGCGCATCGAGGAGCGGGCCACCGGAACGAGCCGGCTGACCGTCGTCCCGGAGGGGTCACGGCGTCCCGTCCGGGCGGACCTCTCCAAGATCTTCGGCGGTGCCTCCACCCGGCACGCCGAGATCATGCGTGACGACCTGAGCGAGATCTACCGCGACGCCGCGCGCGACGACGTCGAGTACGTCTTCGGCGACTCGATCACCGCGATCGCGCCCGACGGCGAGGTGACCTTTTTGCACGGGGCACCACGGCGCTTCGACCTCGTCGTCGGCGCGGACGGACTGCACTCCACCGTCCGCCGTCTCGTCTTCGGCGAGGGGTCCCGCGCCGACTCCTTCACCGGGGCGTACTTCGGGGTCCTGACCCTCCCGAACGTCTCCGGCCTGGACGGCGAACTCCTCATCCACGTCGGCGTGGGCCGCACCGCCGGCCTCTACGGCGCCCGGCACCTGGGCGACGCGCGGGTCCTGTTCCTGTTCCGCGGCCCGAGCGGGCTCGACCGTGACCACCACGACGTGGCCCGGCAGAAGGAAGTGCTGCGCGGAGCGTTCGCCGGGATGCACGCGGAGGTCGACCGCTGGCTGGACGAGCTCGACCGGACCCCGGCGTTCTACTTCGACTCGATCACCCAGCTCCGCCTGGACACCTGGTCGCAGGGGAGGGTGACGCTGGTCGGCGACGCGGGCTACTGCCCCGGTGCGGCCGTCGGCGGCAGCACCAGCCTCGCGGTCGTCGGCGCGTACGTACTCGCCGGCGAGCTGGCACGGGCGGACGGTGACCACGAGCGTGCCTTCCCGGCCTACGAGCGCGCGATGGCGGAGCATGTGCGGGGCAGCCGTGAGGTCGCGCTGAGCGCGGCGAAGACCCTGATCCCCACGTCACGGCTCGGCGTGTGGGGCCTGGCCCAGGGCGCCCGGCTGATCTCCGCCCTGCCCGCGGGTCCCAGCCGCGCCCTCGTCCGGCTCACGACCAGGAGCGCGCGCTTCCACGACTCCGTGACTGTCGACGACTACCCGGCCCCGCTCGCCGCGTCAGGCGACCGGGACGCCCCCTGA
- a CDS encoding MarR family transcriptional regulator: MVRPTHEVEYEQMLLSRHGWMNHRGGRTKDGVLERSAYILLSRIRIQGPMSIGELSDAFGLDASTLNRQTAAAMRAGLVERIPDPDGGMARKFRITDEGARLLDEERQGLISSLDRVMADWPEEDIAAFASYLRRFNTDIERIGGRPWPRP, encoded by the coding sequence ATGGTCAGGCCCACACACGAGGTCGAGTACGAGCAGATGCTGCTCAGCCGCCATGGATGGATGAACCACAGAGGCGGCCGGACCAAGGACGGCGTGCTGGAGCGCAGCGCCTACATCCTGCTCAGCCGTATCCGGATCCAGGGGCCGATGTCGATCGGTGAGCTGAGCGACGCCTTCGGGCTCGACGCCTCCACCCTCAACCGGCAGACCGCGGCGGCGATGCGCGCCGGCCTGGTGGAGCGGATCCCCGACCCCGACGGCGGCATGGCCCGCAAGTTCCGCATCACGGACGAGGGGGCGCGGCTTCTCGACGAGGAACGGCAGGGGCTCATCAGCTCGCTGGACCGCGTCATGGCCGACTGGCCGGAGGAGGACATCGCCGCCTTCGCCTCGTACCTCCGGCGCTTCAACACCGACATCGAGCGCATCGGCGGACGTCCCTGGCCGCGCCCGTGA
- a CDS encoding GNAT family N-acetyltransferase codes for MNPSPFLRAYRAADRAAVADVCVSTADEGGDSRALYPDEELMPTLFAEPYCVLEPELAFVLDDGRGRAVGYVVGTGDTAGFAARFRDTWIPRVAHRYPAPTTPPRTPTEVMIGLLHTPERMVLPELAGHPAHLHIDLLPGFQRRGHGRALMHTFLTALHDRGVPMVHLGMVTANRPARAFYDRLGFHEIPVADPGPLTYLGRRTAVDDADRAQGRGSGGVPVA; via the coding sequence ATGAACCCATCGCCGTTCCTCCGCGCCTACCGGGCCGCCGACCGTGCCGCCGTCGCCGACGTGTGCGTGAGCACCGCGGACGAGGGCGGGGACTCGCGTGCCCTGTACCCGGACGAGGAGCTGATGCCGACGCTCTTCGCCGAGCCCTACTGCGTCCTGGAGCCGGAACTTGCCTTCGTCCTGGACGACGGGAGGGGCCGGGCCGTCGGCTACGTGGTCGGAACCGGCGACACCGCCGGGTTCGCCGCCCGGTTCCGGGACACCTGGATCCCGCGCGTCGCGCACCGCTACCCCGCCCCCACCACGCCGCCCCGCACGCCCACCGAGGTGATGATCGGGCTGCTGCACACCCCCGAGCGCATGGTCCTGCCCGAGCTCGCCGGCCATCCGGCGCACCTGCACATCGACCTGCTGCCGGGCTTCCAGCGGCGCGGTCACGGCAGAGCCCTGATGCACACCTTCCTCACCGCGCTGCACGACCGCGGGGTGCCCATGGTCCACCTCGGCATGGTCACCGCGAACAGGCCGGCGCGCGCGTTCTACGACCGTCTCGGCTTCCACGAGATCCCCGTGGCCGACCCGGGACCGCTCACCTACCTGGGCAGGCGGACCGCGGTGGACGACGCCGACCGCGCTCAGGGCCGCGGCTCAGGGGGCGTCCCGGTCGCCTGA
- a CDS encoding helix-turn-helix domain-containing protein, producing MRTFVHGAESWGVACPRRPSRVPGVTMAGFGVRELEGLRMVPHPAVTVLLEFGAGSPVVDAGDGHRQRGSVVAGPGTGAGGAVRAWGENVECVQLRLSPVIARAILGVSPAGLDGAVVPLEDLWGREASRIRERLADVPSWQGRFALAEALLAGRYGTGPPVDPEVARAWQRIVAARGLIRVDDLAAEVGWSRKRLWSRFRSQLGLPPKYAVKLVRFDHAAHRLVAGESAARVAADTGYADQSHLHRDVMAFAGTTPGAMPGEPFLAVDGLAWPGHGTSAPVGGRDPADNR from the coding sequence ATGCGGACCTTCGTGCACGGTGCGGAGAGCTGGGGCGTCGCGTGCCCGCGGCGGCCGAGCCGGGTGCCCGGTGTCACCATGGCCGGGTTTGGCGTCCGTGAGCTGGAAGGGCTCCGGATGGTCCCGCACCCGGCCGTCACGGTGCTCCTGGAGTTCGGCGCCGGTTCGCCCGTCGTCGACGCCGGTGACGGGCACCGGCAGCGGGGAAGCGTCGTCGCCGGGCCGGGGACCGGGGCCGGGGGCGCGGTCCGGGCGTGGGGAGAGAACGTCGAGTGCGTGCAGCTACGCCTGTCCCCGGTGATCGCGCGCGCGATTCTGGGTGTCTCCCCCGCCGGACTCGACGGCGCCGTCGTGCCGCTGGAAGACCTGTGGGGCCGGGAGGCGTCGCGGATCCGTGAGCGGCTCGCCGACGTCCCGTCGTGGCAGGGCCGCTTCGCGCTGGCGGAAGCCCTGCTCGCCGGGCGGTACGGGACGGGGCCGCCGGTGGACCCGGAGGTGGCCCGGGCCTGGCAACGGATCGTCGCCGCCCGGGGGCTGATCCGGGTCGACGACCTCGCGGCCGAGGTCGGGTGGAGCCGTAAGCGGCTGTGGTCGCGGTTCCGGTCGCAGCTCGGCCTGCCGCCCAAGTACGCCGTGAAGCTGGTCCGTTTCGACCACGCGGCGCACCGCCTGGTCGCCGGCGAGAGCGCGGCCCGGGTCGCCGCCGACACCGGATACGCGGACCAGTCCCATCTGCACCGGGACGTCATGGCCTTCGCCGGGACGACCCCGGGGGCGATGCCCGGCGAGCCGTTCCTCGCCGTCGACGGCCTCGCGTGGCCCGGCCATGGCACCTCGGCCCCGGTCGGCGGGCGAGATCCGGCGGACAATCGCTAG
- a CDS encoding 3'-5' exonuclease: protein MNSAGGLLNVVDVEATCWDGTPPPGAVSEIIEIGLTVVDLDEGVRVAKHRILVRPARSTVGDFCTELTGLTQDEVERGLEFPDACRELAALHHAGRRPWASWGDYDRHQFTRQCAATTTPYPFGRRHTNAKAVFTTARGLRKRPGMAQALRLAGLPLEGRHHRGEDDAWNIAALVLDLAGSGSWPDA from the coding sequence ATGAACAGTGCCGGGGGACTCCTGAACGTCGTCGATGTCGAGGCCACCTGCTGGGACGGCACTCCGCCGCCCGGAGCGGTGAGCGAGATCATCGAGATCGGCCTGACGGTCGTCGATCTGGACGAGGGTGTCCGAGTGGCGAAGCACCGCATCCTGGTGCGGCCCGCACGGTCGACCGTCGGCGACTTCTGCACGGAACTCACCGGACTGACACAGGACGAGGTCGAGCGGGGACTCGAATTCCCCGACGCCTGCCGTGAGTTGGCCGCGCTGCATCACGCGGGGCGGCGGCCGTGGGCGAGTTGGGGCGACTACGACCGTCATCAGTTCACCCGCCAGTGCGCCGCCACGACGACCCCTTACCCCTTCGGCCGCCGGCACACCAACGCCAAGGCGGTCTTCACCACCGCCCGCGGGCTGCGGAAACGGCCCGGGATGGCACAGGCCCTGCGTCTGGCCGGGCTGCCGCTGGAGGGAAGGCACCACCGCGGCGAGGACGACGCGTGGAACATCGCCGCGCTCGTCCTCGACCTTGCGGGGAGCGGGAGTTGGCCGGACGCCTGA